A region from the Sebastes umbrosus isolate fSebUmb1 chromosome 18, fSebUmb1.pri, whole genome shotgun sequence genome encodes:
- the si:ch211-245h14.1 gene encoding uncharacterized protein si:ch211-245h14.1 isoform X7: MSRLLREIKQQDEAAAAVLEKEGLLTDSDIQTLTREELNELFAGRGYLKLRRTIFEIIHKKKPVDQVLKELKEFIPHESFRDALTNNGVLVDYLHILKDMKTQMNHVQSFLDAHICLLEGFSTNQPNQQSATCGPDPVSHNGQPDRRQQGAPGEVMSRLLSEIKQQDEAAAAVLEALVQIEECLPNTTPVVAEAELHTDLDIQSLTREELNELFPGNKKFQLRRTIFKIIHKQKPVDQVLKELKEFIPSDSFRDALTNNGVLVDYLPILKTQMNHVQSFLDAHICLLEGISTNQPDQQSDTCGPDPVSHNGQPDGLQQGAPDSLPGPGTSDASGEMGHYTGPTGGYPQGPQSTSPSATDGPRESHNGQSDGIAQGARGTLDASTEMEDLAGQTGGYPQGLQSTSTSATDGPEESHNCQTDGGPQGAPDSLPGGGTSDASGEMKPNTGQTGGDTRGSWYNPFGKQPGKQQQSSGTSTSATDELMEPEAGPQRALAKLKYRMVVSGKTFDAHLNLMQRVKDQVQNQLQLDGSSQDHEITFVFCPICSRVASDVEAAMTDVKVSSDDKPVILVLMHHTREVKYTSSLKTWHDNNNVVLFINVFYHETIKGLLNCEENNAAVSKIQNELVERFLPGSIDSRGNPQGMGAGGLTGDTSGRGGGNDRGSGVDSRSSGRGMFQSMCDYISSKK; this comes from the exons ATGTCACGTTTACTGagggaaataaaacaacaggacgaagcagcagctgctgtgttGGAAA AGGAAGGGCTACTCACTGACTCGGACATCCAGACGCTGACTAGAGAAGAACTAAATGAGCTGTTTGCTGGACGTGGGTATTTAAAACTGAGAAGGACCATCTTTGAAATAATACACAAAAAG AAGCCAGTTGATCAGGTCCTGAAAGAACTGAAAGAGTTCATCCCACATGAATCTTTCAGGG ATGCTCTGACTAACAACGGTGTCCTGGTTGATTACCTGCACATCCTCAAGGACATGAAGACCCAAATGAATCATGTCCAGAGTTTCCTTGATGCTCACATCTGTCTTCTGGAAGGATTCAGCACAAATCAGCCAAACCAGCAATCTGCCACCTGTGGTCCAGATCCAGTGTCCCACAATGGCCAACCTGATAGGCGTCAACAAGGAGCACCAG GTGAAGTCATGTCACGTTTACTgagtgaaataaaacaacaggacgaagcagcagctgctgtgttGGAAG ccctagttcaaatCGAAGAGTGCTTACCCAACACAACACCTGTTGTTGCAGAGGCAGAATTACACACTGACTTGGACATCCAGTCGCTGACTAGAGAAGAACTAAATGAGCTGTTTCCTGGAAATAAGAAATTCCAACTGAGAAGGACCATCTTTAAAATAATACACAAACAG AAGCCAGTTGATCAGGTCCTGAAAGAACTGAAAGAGTTCATCCCAAGTGACTCTTTCAGGG ATGCTCTGACTAACAACGGTGTCCTGGTTGATTACCTGCCCATCCTAAAGACCCAAATGAATCATGTCCAGAGTTTCCTTGATGCTCACATCTGTCTTCTGGAAGGAATCAGCACAAATCAGCCAGACCAGCAATCTGACACCTGTGGTCCAGATCCAGTGTCCCACAATGGCCAACCTGATGGGCTTCAACAAGGAGCACCAG ACTCTTTGCCAGGCCCAGGTACCTCGGACGCCAGTGGTGAAATGGGGCACTATACTGGCCCAACTGGTGGCTATCCACAAGGACCACAAA GTACAAGTCCCTCAGCCACCGATGGTCCAAGGGAGTCCCACAATGGCCAAAGTGATGGCATTGCACAAGGAGCACGAG GTACCTTGGACGCCAGTACTGAAATGGAGGACCTTGCTGGCCAAACTGGTGGCTATCCCCAAGGACTACAAA GTACAAGCACCTCAGCCACCGATGGTCCAGAGGAGTCCCATAATTGCCAAACTGATGGCGGTCCACAAGGAGCACCAG ACTCTTTGCCAGGTGGAGGTACCTCGGATGCCAGTGGTGAAATGAAGCCCAATACTGGCCAAACTGGCGGCGATACACGAGGATCATGGTACAATCCGTTCGGAAAACAACCCGGAAAACAACAGCAGTCTTCAG GTACAAGTACCTCAGCCACCGATGAGCTGATGGAACCTGAGGCCGGTCCACAAAGAGCA ctagcCAAATTGAAGTACAGGATGGTTGTCAGCGGTAAAACCTTCGATGCCCATCTGAACCTGATGCAGAGAGTGAAGGATCAAGTTCAGAATCAGCTTCAGCTTGATGGAAGCAGTCAGGATCACGAGATCACTTTTGTCTTCTGCCCGATCTGTTCACGCGTTGCATCAGATGTTGAGGCAGCAATGACTGATGTTAAAG TGTCCTCAGATGATAAACCTGTCATTCTGGTGTTGATGCACCACACACGTGAGGTCAAGTACACATCATCTCTGAAAACATGGCATGACAACAATAACGTTGTGTTGTTCATCAATGTTTTCTACCATGAGACAATAAAAGGATTACTGAACTGTGAAGAAAATAATGCTGCTGTCTCTAAGATACAAAACGAATTAGTGGAGCGCTTCCTCCCGGGAAGTATAGATAGCAGGGGAAATCCCCAGGGTATGGGAGCTGGTGGTTTGACTGGTGATACTTCTGGTAGAGGTGGTGGTAACGACAGGGGCTCTGGTGTTGACAGTAGGAGCAGTGGTCGTGGTATGTTTCAAAGTATGTGTGATTACATCagcagcaaaaaataa
- the si:ch211-245h14.1 gene encoding uncharacterized protein si:ch211-245h14.1 isoform X13 has protein sequence MSRLLREIKQQDEAAAAVLEKEGLLTDSDIQTLTREELNELFAGRGYLKLRRTIFEIIHKKKPVDQVLKELKEFIPHESFRDALTNNGVLVDYLHILKDMKTQMNHVQSFLDAHICLLEGFSTNQPNQQSATCGPDPVSHNGQPDRRQQGAPGEVMSRLLSEIKQQDEAAAAVLEALVQIEECLPNTTPVVAEAELHTDLDIQSLTREELNELFPGNKKFQLRRTIFKIIHKQKPVDQVLKELKEFIPSDSFRDALTNNGVLVDYLPILKTQMNHVQSFLDAHICLLEGISTNQPDQQSDTCGPDPVSHNGQPDGLQQGAPDSLPGPGTSDASGEMGHYTGPTGGYPQGPQSTSPSATDGPRESHNGQSDGIAQGARGTLDASTEMEDLAGQTGGYPQGLQSTSTSATDELMEPEAGPQRATAKLKYRMVVSGKTFDAHLNLMQRVKDQVQNQLQLDGSSQDHEITFVFCPICSRVASDVEAAMTDVKVSSDDKPVILVLMHHTREVKYTSSLKTWHDNNNVVLFINVFYHETIKGLLNCEENNAAVSKIQNELVERFLPGSIDSRGNPQGMGAGGLTGDTSGRGGGNDRGSGVDSRSSGRGMFQSMCDYISSKK, from the exons ATGTCACGTTTACTGagggaaataaaacaacaggacgaagcagcagctgctgtgttGGAAA AGGAAGGGCTACTCACTGACTCGGACATCCAGACGCTGACTAGAGAAGAACTAAATGAGCTGTTTGCTGGACGTGGGTATTTAAAACTGAGAAGGACCATCTTTGAAATAATACACAAAAAG AAGCCAGTTGATCAGGTCCTGAAAGAACTGAAAGAGTTCATCCCACATGAATCTTTCAGGG ATGCTCTGACTAACAACGGTGTCCTGGTTGATTACCTGCACATCCTCAAGGACATGAAGACCCAAATGAATCATGTCCAGAGTTTCCTTGATGCTCACATCTGTCTTCTGGAAGGATTCAGCACAAATCAGCCAAACCAGCAATCTGCCACCTGTGGTCCAGATCCAGTGTCCCACAATGGCCAACCTGATAGGCGTCAACAAGGAGCACCAG GTGAAGTCATGTCACGTTTACTgagtgaaataaaacaacaggacgaagcagcagctgctgtgttGGAAG ccctagttcaaatCGAAGAGTGCTTACCCAACACAACACCTGTTGTTGCAGAGGCAGAATTACACACTGACTTGGACATCCAGTCGCTGACTAGAGAAGAACTAAATGAGCTGTTTCCTGGAAATAAGAAATTCCAACTGAGAAGGACCATCTTTAAAATAATACACAAACAG AAGCCAGTTGATCAGGTCCTGAAAGAACTGAAAGAGTTCATCCCAAGTGACTCTTTCAGGG ATGCTCTGACTAACAACGGTGTCCTGGTTGATTACCTGCCCATCCTAAAGACCCAAATGAATCATGTCCAGAGTTTCCTTGATGCTCACATCTGTCTTCTGGAAGGAATCAGCACAAATCAGCCAGACCAGCAATCTGACACCTGTGGTCCAGATCCAGTGTCCCACAATGGCCAACCTGATGGGCTTCAACAAGGAGCACCAG ACTCTTTGCCAGGCCCAGGTACCTCGGACGCCAGTGGTGAAATGGGGCACTATACTGGCCCAACTGGTGGCTATCCACAAGGACCACAAA GTACAAGTCCCTCAGCCACCGATGGTCCAAGGGAGTCCCACAATGGCCAAAGTGATGGCATTGCACAAGGAGCACGAG GTACCTTGGACGCCAGTACTGAAATGGAGGACCTTGCTGGCCAAACTGGTGGCTATCCCCAAGGACTACAAA GTACAAGTACCTCAGCCACCGATGAGCTGATGGAACCTGAGGCCGGTCCACAAAGAGCAACAG cCAAATTGAAGTACAGGATGGTTGTCAGCGGTAAAACCTTCGATGCCCATCTGAACCTGATGCAGAGAGTGAAGGATCAAGTTCAGAATCAGCTTCAGCTTGATGGAAGCAGTCAGGATCACGAGATCACTTTTGTCTTCTGCCCGATCTGTTCACGCGTTGCATCAGATGTTGAGGCAGCAATGACTGATGTTAAAG TGTCCTCAGATGATAAACCTGTCATTCTGGTGTTGATGCACCACACACGTGAGGTCAAGTACACATCATCTCTGAAAACATGGCATGACAACAATAACGTTGTGTTGTTCATCAATGTTTTCTACCATGAGACAATAAAAGGATTACTGAACTGTGAAGAAAATAATGCTGCTGTCTCTAAGATACAAAACGAATTAGTGGAGCGCTTCCTCCCGGGAAGTATAGATAGCAGGGGAAATCCCCAGGGTATGGGAGCTGGTGGTTTGACTGGTGATACTTCTGGTAGAGGTGGTGGTAACGACAGGGGCTCTGGTGTTGACAGTAGGAGCAGTGGTCGTGGTATGTTTCAAAGTATGTGTGATTACATCagcagcaaaaaataa
- the si:ch211-245h14.1 gene encoding uncharacterized protein si:ch211-245h14.1 isoform X15 — MSRLLREIKQQDEAAAAVLEKEGLLTDSDIQTLTREELNELFAGRGYLKLRRTIFEIIHKKKPVDQVLKELKEFIPHESFRDALTNNGVLVDYLHILKDMKTQMNHVQSFLDAHICLLEGFSTNQPNQQSATCGPDPVSHNGQPDRRQQGAPGEVMSRLLSEIKQQDEAAAAVLEALVQIEECLPNTTPVVAEAELHTDLDIQSLTREELNELFPGNKKFQLRRTIFKIIHKQKPVDQVLKELKEFIPSDSFRAALTNNGVLVDYRPILKDMKTQMNHVQSFFDAHDSLLEEFSTNQPNQQSATCGPDPESHYGQPDGRQQGAPGTSTSATDGPEESHNCQTDGGPQGAPDSLPGGGTSDASGEMKPNTGQTGGDTRGSWYNPFGKQPGKQQQSSGTSTSATDELMEPEAGPQRALAKLKYRMVVSGKTFDAHLNLMQRVKDQVQNQLQLDGSSQDHEITFVFCPICSRVASDVEAAMTDVKVSSDDKPVILVLMHHTREVKYTSSLKTWHDNNNVVLFINVFYHETIKGLLNCEENNAAVSKIQNELVERFLPGSIDSRGNPQGMGAGGLTGDTSGRGGGNDRGSGVDSRSSGRGMFQSMCDYISSKK; from the exons ATGTCACGTTTACTGagggaaataaaacaacaggacgaagcagcagctgctgtgttGGAAA AGGAAGGGCTACTCACTGACTCGGACATCCAGACGCTGACTAGAGAAGAACTAAATGAGCTGTTTGCTGGACGTGGGTATTTAAAACTGAGAAGGACCATCTTTGAAATAATACACAAAAAG AAGCCAGTTGATCAGGTCCTGAAAGAACTGAAAGAGTTCATCCCACATGAATCTTTCAGGG ATGCTCTGACTAACAACGGTGTCCTGGTTGATTACCTGCACATCCTCAAGGACATGAAGACCCAAATGAATCATGTCCAGAGTTTCCTTGATGCTCACATCTGTCTTCTGGAAGGATTCAGCACAAATCAGCCAAACCAGCAATCTGCCACCTGTGGTCCAGATCCAGTGTCCCACAATGGCCAACCTGATAGGCGTCAACAAGGAGCACCAG GTGAAGTCATGTCACGTTTACTgagtgaaataaaacaacaggacgaagcagcagctgctgtgttGGAAG ccctagttcaaatCGAAGAGTGCTTACCCAACACAACACCTGTTGTTGCAGAGGCAGAATTACACACTGACTTGGACATCCAGTCGCTGACTAGAGAAGAACTAAATGAGCTGTTTCCTGGAAATAAGAAATTCCAACTGAGAAGGACCATCTTTAAAATAATACACAAACAG AAGCCAGTTGATCAGGTCCTGAAAGAACTGAAAGAGTTCATCCCAAGTGACTCTTTCAGGG CTGCTCTGACTAACAACGGTGTCCTGGTTGATTACCGGCCCATCCTGAAGGACATGAAGACCCAAATGAATCATGTCCAGAGTTTCTTTGATGCTCACGACAGTCTTCTGGAAGAATTCAGCACAAATCAGCCAAACCAGCAATCTGCCACCTGTGGTCCAGATCCAGAGTCCCACTATGGCCAACCTGATGGGCGTCAACAAGGAGCACCAG GTACAAGCACCTCAGCCACCGATGGTCCAGAGGAGTCCCATAATTGCCAAACTGATGGCGGTCCACAAGGAGCACCAG ACTCTTTGCCAGGTGGAGGTACCTCGGATGCCAGTGGTGAAATGAAGCCCAATACTGGCCAAACTGGCGGCGATACACGAGGATCATGGTACAATCCGTTCGGAAAACAACCCGGAAAACAACAGCAGTCTTCAG GTACAAGTACCTCAGCCACCGATGAGCTGATGGAACCTGAGGCCGGTCCACAAAGAGCA ctagcCAAATTGAAGTACAGGATGGTTGTCAGCGGTAAAACCTTCGATGCCCATCTGAACCTGATGCAGAGAGTGAAGGATCAAGTTCAGAATCAGCTTCAGCTTGATGGAAGCAGTCAGGATCACGAGATCACTTTTGTCTTCTGCCCGATCTGTTCACGCGTTGCATCAGATGTTGAGGCAGCAATGACTGATGTTAAAG TGTCCTCAGATGATAAACCTGTCATTCTGGTGTTGATGCACCACACACGTGAGGTCAAGTACACATCATCTCTGAAAACATGGCATGACAACAATAACGTTGTGTTGTTCATCAATGTTTTCTACCATGAGACAATAAAAGGATTACTGAACTGTGAAGAAAATAATGCTGCTGTCTCTAAGATACAAAACGAATTAGTGGAGCGCTTCCTCCCGGGAAGTATAGATAGCAGGGGAAATCCCCAGGGTATGGGAGCTGGTGGTTTGACTGGTGATACTTCTGGTAGAGGTGGTGGTAACGACAGGGGCTCTGGTGTTGACAGTAGGAGCAGTGGTCGTGGTATGTTTCAAAGTATGTGTGATTACATCagcagcaaaaaataa
- the si:ch211-245h14.1 gene encoding uncharacterized protein si:ch211-245h14.1 isoform X16, translated as MSRLLREIKQQDEAAAAVLEKEGLLTDSDIQTLTREELNELFAGRGYLKLRRTIFEIIHKKKPVDQVLKELKEFIPHESFRDALTNNGVLVDYLHILKDMKTQMNHVQSFLDAHICLLEGFSTNQPNQQSATCGPDPVSHNGQPDRRQQGAPGEVMSRLLSEIKQQDEAAAAVLEALVQIEECLPNTTPVVAEAELHTDLDIQSLTREELNELFPGNKKFQLRRTIFKIIHKQKPVDQVLKELKGFIPRDSFRAALTNNGVLVDYRPILKDMKTQMNHVQSFFDAHDSLLEEFSTNQPNQQSATCGPDPESHYGQPDGRQQGAPGTSTSATDGPEESHNCQTDGGPQGAPDSLPGGGTSDASGEMKPNTGQTGGDTRGSWYNPFGKQPGKQQQSSGTSTSATDELMEPEAGPQRALAKLKYRMVVSGKTFDAHLNLMQRVKDQVQNQLQLDGSSQDHEITFVFCPICSRVASDVEAAMTDVKVSSDDKPVILVLMHHTREVKYTSSLKTWHDNNNVVLFINVFYHETIKGLLNCEENNAAVSKIQNELVERFLPGSIDSRGNPQGMGAGGLTGDTSGRGGGNDRGSGVDSRSSGRGMFQSMCDYISSKK; from the exons ATGTCACGTTTACTGagggaaataaaacaacaggacgaagcagcagctgctgtgttGGAAA AGGAAGGGCTACTCACTGACTCGGACATCCAGACGCTGACTAGAGAAGAACTAAATGAGCTGTTTGCTGGACGTGGGTATTTAAAACTGAGAAGGACCATCTTTGAAATAATACACAAAAAG AAGCCAGTTGATCAGGTCCTGAAAGAACTGAAAGAGTTCATCCCACATGAATCTTTCAGGG ATGCTCTGACTAACAACGGTGTCCTGGTTGATTACCTGCACATCCTCAAGGACATGAAGACCCAAATGAATCATGTCCAGAGTTTCCTTGATGCTCACATCTGTCTTCTGGAAGGATTCAGCACAAATCAGCCAAACCAGCAATCTGCCACCTGTGGTCCAGATCCAGTGTCCCACAATGGCCAACCTGATAGGCGTCAACAAGGAGCACCAG GTGAAGTCATGTCACGTTTACTgagtgaaataaaacaacaggacgaagcagcagctgctgtgttGGAAG ccctagttcaaatCGAAGAGTGCTTACCCAACACAACACCTGTTGTTGCAGAGGCAGAATTACACACTGACTTGGACATCCAGTCGCTGACTAGAGAAGAACTAAATGAGCTGTTTCCTGGAAATAAGAAATTCCAACTGAGAAGGACCATCTTTAAAATAATACACAAACAG AAGCCAGTTGATCAGGTCCTGAAAGAACTGAAAGGGTTCATCCCACGTGACTCTTTCAGGG CTGCTCTGACTAACAACGGTGTCCTGGTTGATTACCGGCCCATCCTGAAGGACATGAAGACCCAAATGAATCATGTCCAGAGTTTCTTTGATGCTCACGACAGTCTTCTGGAAGAATTCAGCACAAATCAGCCAAACCAGCAATCTGCCACCTGTGGTCCAGATCCAGAGTCCCACTATGGCCAACCTGATGGGCGTCAACAAGGAGCACCAG GTACAAGCACCTCAGCCACCGATGGTCCAGAGGAGTCCCATAATTGCCAAACTGATGGCGGTCCACAAGGAGCACCAG ACTCTTTGCCAGGTGGAGGTACCTCGGATGCCAGTGGTGAAATGAAGCCCAATACTGGCCAAACTGGCGGCGATACACGAGGATCATGGTACAATCCGTTCGGAAAACAACCCGGAAAACAACAGCAGTCTTCAG GTACAAGTACCTCAGCCACCGATGAGCTGATGGAACCTGAGGCCGGTCCACAAAGAGCA ctagcCAAATTGAAGTACAGGATGGTTGTCAGCGGTAAAACCTTCGATGCCCATCTGAACCTGATGCAGAGAGTGAAGGATCAAGTTCAGAATCAGCTTCAGCTTGATGGAAGCAGTCAGGATCACGAGATCACTTTTGTCTTCTGCCCGATCTGTTCACGCGTTGCATCAGATGTTGAGGCAGCAATGACTGATGTTAAAG TGTCCTCAGATGATAAACCTGTCATTCTGGTGTTGATGCACCACACACGTGAGGTCAAGTACACATCATCTCTGAAAACATGGCATGACAACAATAACGTTGTGTTGTTCATCAATGTTTTCTACCATGAGACAATAAAAGGATTACTGAACTGTGAAGAAAATAATGCTGCTGTCTCTAAGATACAAAACGAATTAGTGGAGCGCTTCCTCCCGGGAAGTATAGATAGCAGGGGAAATCCCCAGGGTATGGGAGCTGGTGGTTTGACTGGTGATACTTCTGGTAGAGGTGGTGGTAACGACAGGGGCTCTGGTGTTGACAGTAGGAGCAGTGGTCGTGGTATGTTTCAAAGTATGTGTGATTACATCagcagcaaaaaataa
- the si:ch211-245h14.1 gene encoding uncharacterized protein si:ch211-245h14.1 isoform X1 encodes MSRLLREIKQQDEAAAAVLEKEGLLTDSDIQTLTREELNELFAGRGYLKLRRTIFEIIHKKKPVDQVLKELKEFIPHESFRDALTNNGVLVDYLHILKDMKTQMNHVQSFLDAHICLLEGFSTNQPNQQSATCGPDPVSHNGQPDRRQQGAPGEVMSRLLSEIKQQDEAAAAVLEALVQIEECLPNTTPVVAEAELHTDLDIQSLTREELNELFPGNKKFQLRRTIFKIIHKQKPVDQVLKELKEFIPSDSFRDALTNNGVLVDYLPILKDMKTQMNHVQSFLDAHICLLEGFSTNQPNQQSDTCGPDPESHNGQPDGLQQGAPGEVMSRLLSQIKQQDEAAAAVLERAGLSTDSDIQMLTIEDLCELFPGHENIKLRETIFEIIHKQKPVDQVLKELKGFIPRDSFRAALTNNGVLVDYRPILKDMKTQMNHVQSFFDAHDSLLEEFSTNQPNQQSATCGPDPESHYGQPDGRQQGAPGTSTSATDGPEESHNCQTDGGPQGAPDSLPGGGTSDASGEMKPNTGQTGGDTRGSWYNPFGKQPGKQQQSSGTSTSATDELMEPEAGPQRALAKLKYRMVVSGKTFDAHLNLMQRVKDQVQNQLQLDGSSQDHEITFVFCPICSRVASDVEAAMTDVKDDKPVILVLMHHTREVKYTSSLKTWHDNNNVVLFINVFYHETIKGLLNCEENNAAVSKIQNELVERFLPGSIDSRGNPQGMGAGGLTGDTSGRGGGNDRGSGVDSRSSGRGMFQSMCDYISSKK; translated from the exons ATGTCACGTTTACTGagggaaataaaacaacaggacgaagcagcagctgctgtgttGGAAA AGGAAGGGCTACTCACTGACTCGGACATCCAGACGCTGACTAGAGAAGAACTAAATGAGCTGTTTGCTGGACGTGGGTATTTAAAACTGAGAAGGACCATCTTTGAAATAATACACAAAAAG AAGCCAGTTGATCAGGTCCTGAAAGAACTGAAAGAGTTCATCCCACATGAATCTTTCAGGG ATGCTCTGACTAACAACGGTGTCCTGGTTGATTACCTGCACATCCTCAAGGACATGAAGACCCAAATGAATCATGTCCAGAGTTTCCTTGATGCTCACATCTGTCTTCTGGAAGGATTCAGCACAAATCAGCCAAACCAGCAATCTGCCACCTGTGGTCCAGATCCAGTGTCCCACAATGGCCAACCTGATAGGCGTCAACAAGGAGCACCAG GTGAAGTCATGTCACGTTTACTgagtgaaataaaacaacaggacgaagcagcagctgctgtgttGGAAG ccctagttcaaatCGAAGAGTGCTTACCCAACACAACACCTGTTGTTGCAGAGGCAGAATTACACACTGACTTGGACATCCAGTCGCTGACTAGAGAAGAACTAAATGAGCTGTTTCCTGGAAATAAGAAATTCCAACTGAGAAGGACCATCTTTAAAATAATACACAAACAG AAGCCAGTTGATCAGGTCCTGAAAGAACTGAAAGAGTTCATCCCAAGTGACTCTTTCAGGG ATGCTCTGACTAACAACGGTGTCCTGGTTGATTACCTGCCCATCCTGAAGGACATGAAGACCCAAATGAATCATGTCCAGAGTTTCCTTGATGCTCACATCTGTCTTCTGGAAGGATTCAGCACAAATCAGCCAAACCAGCAATCTGACACCTGTGGTCCAGATCCAGAGTCCCACAATGGCCAACCTGATGGGCTTCAACAAGGAGCACCAG GTGAAGTCATGTCACGTTTACTGagtcaaataaaacaacaggacgaagcagcagctgctgtgttGGAAA GGGCAGGGCTTAGCACTGACTCGGACATCCAGATGCTGACTATAGAAGATCTGTGTGAGCTGTTTCCTGGACATGAGAACATAAAACTGAGAGAGACCATCTTTGAAATAATACACAAGCAG AAGCCAGTTGATCAGGTCCTGAAAGAACTGAAAGGGTTCATCCCACGTGACTCTTTCAGGG CTGCTCTGACTAACAACGGTGTCCTGGTTGATTACCGGCCCATCCTGAAGGACATGAAGACCCAAATGAATCATGTCCAGAGTTTCTTTGATGCTCACGACAGTCTTCTGGAAGAATTCAGCACAAATCAGCCAAACCAGCAATCTGCCACCTGTGGTCCAGATCCAGAGTCCCACTATGGCCAACCTGATGGGCGTCAACAAGGAGCACCAG GTACAAGCACCTCAGCCACCGATGGTCCAGAGGAGTCCCATAATTGCCAAACTGATGGCGGTCCACAAGGAGCACCAG ACTCTTTGCCAGGTGGAGGTACCTCGGATGCCAGTGGTGAAATGAAGCCCAATACTGGCCAAACTGGCGGCGATACACGAGGATCATGGTACAATCCGTTCGGAAAACAACCCGGAAAACAACAGCAGTCTTCAG GTACAAGTACCTCAGCCACCGATGAGCTGATGGAACCTGAGGCCGGTCCACAAAGAGCA ctagcCAAATTGAAGTACAGGATGGTTGTCAGCGGTAAAACCTTCGATGCCCATCTGAACCTGATGCAGAGAGTGAAGGATCAAGTTCAGAATCAGCTTCAGCTTGATGGAAGCAGTCAGGATCACGAGATCACTTTTGTCTTCTGCCCGATCTGTTCACGCGTTGCATCAGATGTTGAGGCAGCAATGACTGATGTTAAAG ATGATAAACCTGTCATTCTGGTGTTGATGCACCACACACGTGAGGTCAAGTACACATCATCTCTGAAAACATGGCATGACAACAATAACGTTGTGTTGTTCATCAATGTTTTCTACCATGAGACAATAAAAGGATTACTGAACTGTGAAGAAAATAATGCTGCTGTCTCTAAGATACAAAACGAATTAGTGGAGCGCTTCCTCCCGGGAAGTATAGATAGCAGGGGAAATCCCCAGGGTATGGGAGCTGGTGGTTTGACTGGTGATACTTCTGGTAGAGGTGGTGGTAACGACAGGGGCTCTGGTGTTGACAGTAGGAGCAGTGGTCGTGGTATGTTTCAAAGTATGTGTGATTACATCagcagcaaaaaataa